The following proteins are co-located in the Colletotrichum lupini chromosome 4, complete sequence genome:
- a CDS encoding alcohol dehydrogenase GroES-like domain-containing protein, which yields ANINYTGFEFSNSVIIFGVRPIRLLFTYFTILRGAFKIYIINYIKERLGLITFMKTILINFMNKNPIT from the coding sequence gctaatattaactataccgggttcgaatttagtaattccgTTATTATTTTCGGGGTAAGACCTATTAggctattatttacttattttactattttacgcGGGgcttttaaaatctatattattaattatataaaagagcgcCTCGggcttataacttttatgAAAACtatcctaattaactttatgaATAAAAATCCCATTACCTAA